The Alnus glutinosa chromosome 1, dhAlnGlut1.1, whole genome shotgun sequence region CTGATTTGCCCATGTTGTAAAATCCACTCAAGGAGTGTTGGCTTATATTGGCGGGAAGCAACTCACCAAGTGTCATAGACAAATCTTTAGGGTGCATGTCTTTTAGCAAGTAACAAGATACCTTTCACAACATTGCTGAAGTAAATAGTGTTCTTCAATTTGTGGATACAGGACGAAAAGCTGTCAGAGGAGCACAACCTGGCACAGTTCTGTCATGGGCACAGAGAGTTAAAATTGCTGTTGGGGCGGCAAGAGGACTCGAATATCTACATGAAAAGGCAAAACCTCATATCATCCATCGTGATATCAAGTCCAGCAATATACTGCTTTTTGATGATGATGTTGCAAAGATTTCTGATTTTGATTTGTCAAATCAAGCCCCTGATATGGCAGCACGTCTCCATTCCACTCGCGTACTTGGTACCTTTGGTTATCATGCTCCAGAGTAAGTTTTTATTGGATGTTAGTGATAGGTGTTTCTCATCTTTTTTGAGTTCTGAGTAAATGAAAAAACACAAATCCACTTTCAGTTTTCGTCTTATAtgacaagaagaaaagaatatgtTAATTTATCACAATGAAGCTACTGGAAAAAGGAAAACGAAAATGCTGGAAGGGTTGACGAGGGGGATGTAGTCACAAGTCTGTATGAAGTCATTATCCATCTAAGTAATAAACTGTCATTGTGGTTTACCTGCTCTACTACTAATAATTTGGTTGGGCATGTCACTTTCTAATTGCCACTTTGAAGTAGAAACCTTCCATAAGGCCTAAGTTTTCTGAATTCGGATGGCAGATATGCAATGACTGGACAGCTGAGTTCAAAGAGTGATGTATACAGCTTTGGTGTTGTCCTTCTGGAACTCTTGACTGGTCGTAAACCTGTTGATCATACACTGCCGCGTGGACAGCAGAGCCTTGTGACATGGGTACTAAATCTTGGTTCTGCTAGTTActtatttttgtcctttttttttaaaaaaaaaagagagagggacacacagagaaagagagttttGCTAGGTTATAGACCTGAAAGTTCTATTCAACCTGACTCGTTTTCAATTCTGGATTCAATTAGGCAACACCAAAACTCAGTGAAGATAAGGTAAAGCAATGTGTTGATGCCAGACTCAATGGAGAATACCCTCCGAAGGCAGTTGCAAAGGTAATCAAGTCTATATTCTGGAATTACAAAATGAATTATTGTTTGCCGTGTTTGATCACTCCATTTCAGCAGCACTCTTTATTTTCTCAAGTCCTTTGAATTTCTTGAATTTTAAATGACCAGTATATTGTAACCTATATCTCCTTTAATCAGTTTTAGACtaaataataaagtatgatGAGCCACTCTCTAAAGAATTTTGCCTTCAAGATGACAACTTGTAGCTGATTGTATACTTCACATCCTTTGATGGTCACATTTTTATTGGTACATGCTGGAAACAGATGGCTGCTGTTGCCGCTTTGTGTGTGCAATATGAAGCTGATTTTCGGCCGAATATGAGCATTGTAGTTACAGCTCTACAGCCTCTATTGAATACTCGGCCCGCTGCCCCACGCGGAACACGGCACTCGTGAATTCCTTCTGACACCTCAATCTTCCTTGCATGGCATATGTCACACGGTGATTCCAAGGAGGAGGAGCAAGCGGCAAAGGTGCGATtttgggagagaaagagagagaaggggatGTTCTGGAGTTCGCTGAAGGTCAGTTACGTGGCAGCTGCTGAAGTGGTCGAATGGGTGGTGCAATCCAGCTGGCTTCTAGAAGGGCTTAGCAAAACGGTGTGTTTTGGCTAGCCTAGGGTTATGCGTTTTAGTCTTAAGCTAGTGTTGTTTTATGTCTTGATAGTATATGTCGTTTTATGTCCTGGGGGTTGCGTTTTGCAAGGGGCTCTATATAAAGCCTCGGGGTGTTTTTATTAGGTATCTTGAAGACTACTGAATTGTGTTTGTTTTGGAGGGTGGCTTCCTCGAATTGGCCTGGTTCTGTTCTATCAGATTTATCAATATATTTCAGTTAATTTTCTTCCAATTTCATCCTAAAATTCCCCAAAAACCATTGAACAGTAATTGTCCTGTTCCAGCATATTGttcaaatttgttttgtagACAGTGtgttttatatcatattaactTTATGTGGAACCTTTTAGTCATTAAAGCTTAccagaattttgtttgtaatttacATAATCAGTCTACTGATTTGATTCTTTTAGTGGCTAGAGAGTTTGTCTTGATAATGGATTTCAATACAGATTCTGAACTGCTTTGGGTGATTGACTGCTCTATGGTTTTCATTACCGTACGAGATCAACATGCATGTACATCTCAAGTTCTCAACTGCTGTGTATTTTTACCAGGCAGTCGTGAGAAACGAGAATTTTGCTGGGCCCTGTGCTTCTTTCTGTTCATGCTTGTCATTACTGTTATTGCCTTCTTCAATCATGTTAGAATCCATAAGATTTTATTCTATATTTCTGAGGATGACAATATTAGTGTGTTTAGGATTTTCGTCATATTGATAATAGTTGCCTTGTATGGCTTAGCTCACCTACACTTGTAACACCTATTACAAGTTGATACAATAAGGCTTTGTTTGGTTCGCAGAATAAACCCccggaatggaataactattttctATGTTTGGTATGGGTCTATttcttggaatagttattcccattggaatacctattccatTACGAAGATAAATACATATTCCTTTAAAATATGATAGGAATAGCTGActagatttttcaaaaaaaaaaaaacactattattttttattttctttccaaaaaaaaaaaggaaaaaacgaaACCCCAACCCTCCTTAACTAATGGGTGGTCGGTTAGCTGCATATGTTGTCGGGAATGGTGTGACCACGCCCGGTGCTTGGAGGTAGCACAGGCCACCCTAGATGGGCTTTGGGCCGGGTGGTGGCCGCGGAGACCACTCCGAGGGTGGTTGCGGCCACCCTTGGCTATTTGGTGGATGGCCGACCACCCCACCCTgtagttttcaaaaaaataatttttttatttttatttttataatttaagtttatatatatatatagtgtgagggttttttttaataattttgattgtattccaattaaagtatatgagttgttaccaaactaaaaattaaaaataaccattccattctACCACATTCTATTcttaagaataactattctttttcctaatggaatagtcattcgtaaaccaaacgagacctaaAGATGTAGCCTTATATGATACTTGTTAGTGGTGGATGTAGGCCTTTAAGGCTgaatcatctcaaattctttattttttttctctgcttCCGCCTTCTCTTATTCTCTATTTGGTATCATAACGACTTTTCTTAGGCCTCCAATAGTGTTTGCTGGTAAGCTTTTTTTTCACAGTTGCACGTTTTCTTCTCAGTTAAGGTGTCTCTAGATaatctatataaaaataaataaatatttaaatatttttttttaaaaaaaaggtgtcTCTAGATATACTAttttacaaaaacaataatatccAAAAAGACTAATTATCCCAATCAACACCATGTTGGTAAACAAAGTCATTCTCACTTGCCATGCGCCCTCAAAAGATTATCTCTGCCTTTGACGTGCTTCATACGTCGTCATGGTCATTTGTGAGTATTCCAAGTGTAGACCCACTCAACCAAGGTATCCTTAATTGAGTCAAACTATTGCCAACCCAACAAATCACAAccgagttaaaaaaaaaaaaaaattaattaattaattaattaagatatttGGAAATTGATTGTCTACTTTTGCAGTTTTGCTGTCCTAGAGTGGAAGAAGCTGCAGGGTCGAGAATTTCTTTCAATCACCCAAAGTACATATAAACTATACATAACCGCCATAAAATCCTTTCCATTTACTAGTTTTGCTAagccaatatatatatgagtaatctGGAAAAGTGGGGAGAGATAACAATTTTATACAGTGAatcttgaggaaaaaaaaaaaaaaaatcttaaattgcAATCGATATATCATATATCGGCCGTTTGTTTCCCTTCCAATATCTCATTCCACAGCAAGAAATTTCCATTGATAATCCTTGTGAACTGGAATAACCTAAGAGCTATcacccaaaaagaagaaataaaaatggagaaaatatcCAGACCTGTACACACCACCGGTGGCCGGGATGTCCGGTTAAAGTGCCACTTTCATAAACAAAACAACCTTTTTTCCCAGCATCTAAATCTAGGTATAAGAAAAGGAATATAGCCCATCCCTCAAATCACTCATTTCATGTTTCCATCCCACGATCTCAACAAGGGCGCAGACCTAAGAATTTACAAGTTTGAAAGAATGCAAGCTTTAACCTTGAATTAATTCCATCAGATTCTGTAATTGGCTCGCATTGTCTATGCCCGACGGTTCCTTCTGACATCCGACCTCAAATCTGGATTGTCGCCCCTATCTGTGTCAGAATTCTCTCTCAGAGACTCAGGCTCTGCATTCCCTGCCTGACTCCTCCTGTGTCTTCGATCCTGAAAATTCCAAGCATACCACATTTGGAGTGTAAATTTGTGTACCCCTCAGACACTgctctgtttgttaatgctttttggAGGGtgcattttgttttttgtttgaaaaaatgttctAATGTGACATAAAGATGAAAACAGTTTTGTGCATCTTGTGAGTGTTGTGTTTTaggtttttgctttgaaaacaaaacaaaagtgagAAAGAGAGTGGTTTAACAAACAAAGCAGAAAAACTTTCGACggttatatacatatatattaaggaAGTAATTGTGTTTTAACGGATGACTTTTTGGCATTCAATAAATCTAGTTCTGTAAGAAAACATGGATTTTCCAAACTTTCAGATGTTGACTACCCTACACACGAAGTGAAAAAAGCCACCAAGTCTGTATTTCTTACATGCACATTTTTCTAGTTATGAGGCACTGCACTAAGATGGGTAGATCTTGTACTAAGAAGATTATAGAATCAAACCTCTCTAGGTATAGGATACTCCTCAGATTCAAGCATGCGAACAACTTGACTCATCTTTGGCCTTTTGTCAGAATCGGGATCGACACACCTCAAAGCAGTCAAAAGGGCTCGTTTGAGGGCACTTGTTGATGGCCTAGTCTCAATGTTTGGATCCACAACCTCTTCGGAGCGCCTGCTTCCAACCATCAGCTTCAGCCAGTCAACTAGATTTACCTGCAAGAACCACCCAATAGGATCATATCAAGACAATAGTGACTGTAATAGTGCCATATCATGCATTTGATGAGAACTCTGAAGGTCAATAGATCAGTAGCAGGGAAAGAAGAATGCACGATAACAAATTAAGCTGCTAAGAACTGCAAAGTAACTTTGGGATCCATGTAGTCaacttattaaatatatatattttttttttataagtaaatgtaGTCAACTTATTAAATTACATGTTATATTTACACTAACTCATGCAACCTAATGCAAAGTTGAGAGGGGAAAGCTAAAACATATAGAACAGCTTCAGTAGCTGATCAGCAACATATACAGTGAAATAATAATACCATGTCGAATTTCAAATTACTTCAGCAACAGAAGAATATTGATTTTGTACCTCATGTGGTTGCCGACCATAATCAACCGGGTCTCTTCCAGTAATTGCTTCCAGAAGCACTACACCAAAACTATAAACATCACTCTTCTCATTTAGCAGACCCGAATTAGCATACTCCGGAGCAACATATCTGAAATACAATCAAGGTAGGtggaaaaagaataattaaatttcAATCAGTGACGGTAATATTTTCTTGTACACATACTACCAACCTAGGAAACAAAGCAATGTAAAAAGGGAAGGAAATAAATTGGTGCGATATTAGCGTTGCAAGAAACTGTTAATCagaaaaagggggagaaaaaaCTCACCCAAAGGTACCCATAATTCTAGTTGTAATATAACTTGTTCCAGCACACAGCAATTTGGCCAGACCAAAATCAGATATCTTAGAATTGAAGTCATCATCAATCAATATATTGCTTGATTTGATATCTCGATGGATAACTTTAGGCTCAATAGCCTCATGTAAATAAGCCAGCCTGCAAAAATGTAATACGACTCTCAAGGAGATGAACTCAAGACAAGGTTAAATAATCAAATTAAGGTATGGATGGACTTACGCCTTAGCAGTTCCAAGAAGGATTTTCATCCGAGCTTCCCACGTAAGATGTCCATGTTGACGCATAGCTCCATGCAGCCACTGCTCTAAATTGCCATTGTTGACATACTCATATACCAATAACCTGACAAGGGAATTAATTCAACACGTGCAGACTTAGCTCCAAAAACTCACATCCATAGATTAACATAAACAATATTGTTAGATATTCAATTGCAAAGATGCGCGCGAAGTATATGACTATGGGAGTGATTAGagtttcctttgttttcttttcaacaATATTCTTGTGGCTAGAATTTTTTATGCTATTATTTTTATATGGAAACTATTAATCGATAGAATAGCTATACTGTATGAAACATTGAGAGAAAAGACAAATTTCATATGACAATTAATTCTTATAGATTTATTCCAAAAcgtagtcaagaaattaaaagataagTTACTCATGTGAAATGGATATGATACCTTTCGGTTCCTTCGATGCAATAACCCAAAAGTCGAACTAAGTTCTTATGCCGCACATGACCAATAGCCTCAACTTCCACTCTAAATTCCTTCTCAGCTTGTCCTCTATAAGATAATATACATaattatataaagaaaattataaacaaaaaaaattcaatgagggttaaaaaaaaaatgtgaaagggAGACATGCTTGTACACAACTTACAGATTGTTGAAGAGCTTCTTAACAGCCACAGGAGTCCCATTAATCAAATTACCTCGAAAAACAATTCCATATCCACCCTCACcaataatattttcctttgAAAACCGGTTTGTTGCACGATCTAGGTCCCTTAATGTAAACCAGTGACCCCAACCAAGGTGAGAGAACTCGGGCAGACCAGACAGAGGTGAAGGAGCAGTTACGGGATGCGAAGAAGGCCTGTATACAGAAAGTGTTCCCATACCTCCCTCTTCTCCCGATTGAGAACCAACGCCTTCTTGCTCTGCATGATTAAATGAACCTGATTGGCTACTTTTATCCCCATTCTTTGGGTGGATAGAAACCTTCTCCAACTCTCTGTCAGTCGATTTGTCAGTGACAGTAAGGAAAGCACCATCACGGGAAACATAATTGTTAGCTGAAACTTGATCAACCTTAATCTCTTTAATTTCTTCCGAAACCGTTGGAATTTGGCTGATGGGGAGCATGTCATTAGCCCTTCTGGATTTCTTTCTTGAAGTAAGATAAAAGGATAGTAGCACAAGGATAATAACAATAAACAACCCCACAATGATCCCCATTAACACCCACACCTTCAGACCAAAAACAAATGTCTTCTTAGACAGTCCTGTGTTAAGATCAGTCGTCATTTTTTCTGATACCAAGTTACCTGCAAAAGTAACAGTGAAACATTTCAAAATGCAGTTCTATTTGTCCAAAAACTCTAATTTTGGCATGTCACCAAACCTGCCACGGTGCCACCCAATTTTCACCATACCATCAACAGAGAACATAAACCTATCtctaaaaaagaataaaaatccGGAAATTGACAGCATAACTAAATTGTCAACTGCTTCGTGACACAGAAACCACGAGAAAGAAAAGAGACGGTGAAAGAAGATAGTTTAGGCACCAAAACAGGTACGTAtagagaaaaatagaagaaaagagaaaatgctCAGAAGAAAAGGCACGGCTCAATCTAAAAATATTGAATTAGGACGAACAAGAGGCACGCATCAGAGAAAAACAATGctcaaaatcaatatttttcatgtaaaaattaaaattaaacagaTAAAGATGTTATTTTCTGAAATAACAACACATTAAACAGGTACATTTCGTATATCATTTGAATAAGCCAACAACCATTCATCTCcccaggaaaaaagaaaaacgcatACAACCCAAAAGACTCAAATTCTCATCGTTACGGACCCAAGAAAACCGATACAAACCACTTGCGCCTATCTGACTTCGGCCCTCACCGACAGTAAGTCTAGCGTGTTAGACTTCTGGCAAACACACACAACGAAGAACTAAACTTCAAagttttcatcttcttcttaaaTTTTCCCCAGTTTTCTCGGAAACAAAACAGTGAACAAATAAACATAAACACAAGCAAAAGAGAAGTGATAAACAGATAGTCTATGTACCGAAAAGCTTCTCATTGCATACCTGCTTGCAGAACCACTTCTGAAATCACTTCTCCACAACCTCCTCCTCAGAAAATGAACCAAACTTAAATTCGGGATCTCTTATTAAAAGAATCCCAAAACCCAGACACCGATAAAATCTCATTCCCACTCACCCAAATCAGCCTCATTGTCCAAAATCTCCTAACATACAGGCATTTTGTTTGGGCTACCTTTCTGGGTTCAcccaaatggccaaatgggTCCCTATATCCAAGCTCAAAAATGGAGTTTTCTCCAGCCACACTTGCCCGTTTTGGAACACCAAATCAAAAGAAAGCTCCCAGCTAAAGCATAGACCCCCCCCGTCTTTTGCAGCCCAAGGGAATTGAAGAATTTAAGAGGCACGTGGAATTCTGAGAAGTGGAAATGGTGGTGGGGTTATGAAAGAGAGAAGGAATGGAGTTATCAGTGTTTGGTGACGAGGAGAGGCGTGCCCTCACATTACATACAGTAAAAGAGAAGCATGAGACTTGGAGGAAGCTTTTCCTTGctgtttcttcaattttctttcatttcttctctctgtttttattttttttttcatttttacttgtGTCCTAATTGCCGAGGTTGACAGATAATcacactttttactttttatttgaatttgcaGTAAGAAAAATTTACTCAACCTAACACTAAGATTGTTAAGTCTAAtctatttaattacttaatttgattaaaataaatttatataacttataTTTATACATGGATAATTCGAACTCAACACGCAATACAAGAGTCAACAATTTTAAAACGGCATGCAAATTCAATACAAGTTAACACGAATTTAACTAGAATTAAAAAAtctgacttatttaattaagttatataattttatacttagTCGGCAAATTCCTAATCAAACGGCCAgtttattttgacaaaatgcTATGATTAGTGGAGACAAGTAATCAGTGGGAATGAGGAAATGTTTAAGTGGCGTATTAGTAAAAAGGTTGAAAGGTCAAATGGACAGACTGGGCACCAAATTGATCCCAGAACCAATGCGGTTCAGTCATTATGAGTTCTTTCTGCACATCCATGAAATCAGCAGCATCATCTCTCTCCTCTTGagttttctgtctttttttatttatttattattgtttatttaatgaGATTAGGTTGTCCAGTTTCTTAGGTCGGATAGTCAAAGAAACAGACTGGACACCAATCACCATACCAGGTTGTTCTTtatacccaaaatacccctgttCTAgcttcaaaataatattaagttTATACCTATTGTGAGGAAGTTGTGTAATGTGTACAATCTAAGAAATAGCACAACCACCGTACCCAAAATCTGCAGATCTCTTATGGTGAACCTCTTGTTGTTCTTTTGGCAGtgtaattcataattttttttttttatgggattattcaactttattttaGAAGATAATTCGCTTATGGTTATTCAAGCTTTCTAATTATCCGTCGTTActcaaaaaaaacaataaaaatgacGCGATAATGAAAAATTGGCCCTTAGACCAacaaatacttacaaaaaaaaaaaaaaaaaaaaattataattgattTATATCATCACGTCATTTTAATTGTCCAACAGCTGtctgttgaatttgtttttttctttagacACTACTGCCCCAAGAATGCAGCATAGTTTCTGATATAAACCAGATGTGAAGGAATCAGAATGGTACGGAGAAGCAGCATAATATAGATGGGTGAAAGAGAAAGCAAAACCCCACCTTTTGCAGTGAGGAGAAAAAGCAGAGTGTCATCCATCCCTGCACATTTTTTAACTTCCAATGCTTTTCTTTTCGATCTGTGTTGTGGAACAGTGAACAATCATTGAGTTTTATAACACTTCTTTCTACATTTATTAAACAGAACCCATGTCCTGTTTTGCTTTTGTGGtcctaaataaattttaaaaaaataaatatttatatatttatctcCGGACAAGATGTTCCTTTTGGTGAAAAAAGTGTTGTCCTGATTTTGGATTAATAGAGAAAAGCACATGCAAATAAACAGAAAGAGGTCAGTGATCAAATGCACCAGTTTGACTTTAAGAGTTTTCTCTTTAGGCATGGTTCATCTTAAGGAGCAAGATGGGTCCATTGCTgaattcttttctctctctcttttttttttctttttttttttcttcaaagaaTTGCCGGCTAAATTGCCTCCAAGCCAAGCAATCTAGCCGAGATGTCAGATTGGAGATTGCTTCACACTTCAAATGCATGGTATGGTCTGtattttttaagatattatGTCTGATGTTACAGCATGTTGCACGACCACGAACGCCAGCAAAACCGAGAGAAAACGAGATCGGAAACTTATCGGAAATCTCCGCAGAAATTACTCCGATACCTAAATTAACAAGTATGGAGATCAGGTGTAATGAATTcaagtaataataatataggTGTCTCTTTATACTTGTGTGTATCTTCTTCTTAAATATGGGACAAGCTTGCCAGGTGTCGTTTACCAATAGGACAgttgctcatatatatatatatttatgattgcctatttttatttattttttaaatgagaaaCAATATCAACGTGAGAATAGCAAAATACGTGCTATTACTGCTAATTATGATGTCGTGACATTGTAATTATTGCAATAAGAAGTCATTATGTATGGTACACGTactcttaaatatttattaagtgaaatgaaaataatttattttatgattagtatttaataatataagcaatgttatgttatttaaaattttaaataataaatttaatctaGACAATGAAATAAATGATCTAAATTTCTCTCAcataaatgtttatttttttctaaaaaaaaaatgtgttaaatGAAGAGATCTTGGCCCTTAAATATATTGCTTTAATTCTCATTTACTTTATGCCGACTGTGATTTATCCTTTGTTTTATGATGCTTTTTAGCA contains the following coding sequences:
- the LOC133851279 gene encoding probable receptor-like protein kinase At5g18500, whose protein sequence is MTTDLNTGLSKKTFVFGLKVWVLMGIIVGLFIVIILVLLSFYLTSRKKSRRANDMLPISQIPTVSEEIKEIKVDQVSANNYVSRDGAFLTVTDKSTDRELEKVSIHPKNGDKSSQSGSFNHAEQEGVGSQSGEEGGMGTLSVYRPSSHPVTAPSPLSGLPEFSHLGWGHWFTLRDLDRATNRFSKENIIGEGGYGIVFRGNLINGTPVAVKKLFNNLGQAEKEFRVEVEAIGHVRHKNLVRLLGYCIEGTERLLVYEYVNNGNLEQWLHGAMRQHGHLTWEARMKILLGTAKALAYLHEAIEPKVIHRDIKSSNILIDDDFNSKISDFGLAKLLCAGTSYITTRIMGTFGYVAPEYANSGLLNEKSDVYSFGVVLLEAITGRDPVDYGRQPHEVNLVDWLKLMVGSRRSEEVVDPNIETRPSTSALKRALLTALRCVDPDSDKRPKMSQVVRMLESEEYPIPREDRRHRRSQAGNAEPESLRENSDTDRGDNPDLRSDVRRNRRA
- the LOC133851289 gene encoding pto-interacting protein 1 translates to MSCFGCCGDNDIHRAADTGPFMANNSAGYPGGYSARDAAPKDTQAETIQPIAIPAIPIDELKDITDNFGTKALIGEGSYGRVYHGVLTSGQDAAIKKLDSSKQPDLEFLAQVSMVSRLKHEYVVELIGYCVDGSLRVLVYKFAPNGSLHDVLHGRKAVRGAQPGTVLSWAQRVKIAVGAARGLEYLHEKAKPHIIHRDIKSSNILLFDDDVAKISDFDLSNQAPDMAARLHSTRVLGTFGYHAPEYAMTGQLSSKSDVYSFGVVLLELLTGRKPVDHTLPRGQQSLVTWATPKLSEDKVKQCVDARLNGEYPPKAVAKMAAVAALCVQYEADFRPNMSIVVTALQPLLNTRPAAPRGTRHS